A genomic window from Silene latifolia isolate original U9 population chromosome 11, ASM4854445v1, whole genome shotgun sequence includes:
- the LOC141612596 gene encoding aspartic proteinase nepenthesin-1-like, translated as MGDAASKSNSFLKEFYIPNYIFLNTDAEHETLSNLPECPVIVFINSKSGHDQLAGNMLLTYRSLLNENQVTSFNFARFTTVGSRGYFEIGTERPAQQGFSHTGLQLFGNRNYYYPILQGVSVAGRRLRINPNVFKKTDGNNDGTIIDSGTPLTVITARAFNVLKQAIAEHLNSLGRYHQISQHDLPLELCYRSWPHNVHELPTVTFHLFGADMVINPENVFIRTGNPPDGFCLAMVSDGGRRTLLGAYQQSNIRFSY; from the exons ATGGGAGATGCAGCTTCCAAATCAAATTCCTTTTTAAAGGAGTTCTACATTCCCAATTACATATTTCTCAATACTGACGCGGAACATGAGACGCTCTCAAATCTTCCTGAATGTCCTGTAATTGTCTTCATAAACTCCAAAAGTGGCCATGATCAGCTTGCTGGAAATATGCTTCTTACATACCGTTCTCTTCTTAATGAAAACCAGGTAACTTCATTTAATTTTGCAAGGTTTACCA CAGTCGGGTCACGAGGCTATTTTGAAATCGGAACAGAACGTCCTGCACAGCAGGGTTTTAGCCACACAGGGTTGCAACTATTTGGCAACAGAAACTATTATTACCCGATTCTTCAAGGAGTTAGTGTTGCAGGAAGAAGACTCAGAATAAACCCGAATGTTTTCAAGAAGACGGATGGCAACAATGATGGGACTATCATTGATTCAGGCACTCCATTAACTGTTATTACCGCAAGAGCTTTCAATGTACTGAAACAAGCGATAGCCGAACACCTTAATTCCCTCGGACGCTACCACCAAATCAGCCAACACGACCTTCCACTCGAGTTATGCTATAGGAGTTGGCCGCATAATGTACATGAACTCCCAACAGTTACCTTTCATTTGTTTGGTGCTGACATGGTAATCAACCCAGAGAATGTGTTTATTCGGACAGGCAATCCGCCAGACGGGTTTTGCTTGGCAATGGTGTCCGATGGTGGGAGGCGTACACTGCTAGGAGCTTATCAACAGAGTAATATCAGGTTTTcgtattga